In Lycium ferocissimum isolate CSIRO_LF1 chromosome 11, AGI_CSIRO_Lferr_CH_V1, whole genome shotgun sequence, a single genomic region encodes these proteins:
- the LOC132037817 gene encoding bZIP transcription factor 11-like has translation MASSTGNSSKSEDLVNERKRKRMESNRESARRSRLRKQKHLDDLMGQVEQLKEENSKILTSINVTTQNYATVEAHNSVLRAQMMELNQRLHSLNDIVNNINANNGTFEDFHMNCPETFMNNPWNLMCLNQPIMASADMLYQY, from the coding sequence ATGGCTTCTTCAACTGGAAATTCTTCAAAGTCAGAAGATTtggtgaatgaaaggaaaaggaagagaaTGGAATCGAACAGGGAATCAGCAAGAAGATCAAGGCTGAGAAAACAGAAGCATTTGGATGATCTGATGGGACAAGTGGAACAATTGAAGGAAGAGAATAGCAAGATCCTGACTAGTATCAATGTGACAACACAAAATTATGCTACTGTGGAAGCACACAACTCTGTTTTAAGAGCTCAAATGATGGAACTTAATCAAAGGTTGCATTCTCTCAATGACATCGTCAATAACATTAATGCGAATAATGGAACATTTGAGGATTTTCACATGAACTGCCCTGAAACTTTCATGAATAACCCATGGAACTTGATGTGCCTTAATCAGCCAATCATGGCATCTGCTGATATGCTTTATCAGTATTGA
- the LOC132037534 gene encoding uncharacterized protein LOC132037534 — translation MKKMERFAKGDPFKRAGVIEMVHPYLIPTVRELEQDYMKNLLPYDDENNDPIIDELERELEGVTVLITPKNSSKASSRKGKESMENFDEDYTQEAEDNHSEDLGGNSAAKDNVGVGTSMGRAAPSGQVEHEQLKQRVEKIEESLKVLVTYIEGERIRKSEKAKKKKETLNEAAGEVEVDVDQPIARHIDVPNAQDVHVPSAQDLSVPTDQDLLAVSATEVEKESATEVANEKEVSAAEVEIPVAEGEKEKEVPADEVEVQKEVPNDEAENEK, via the exons ATGAAGAAAATGGAGCGATTTGCTAAAGGAGATCCATTTAAGAGAGCTGGAGTTATCGAA ATGGTGCACCCTTACCTCATCCCTACAGTGCGTGAGTTGGAGCAGGATTACATGAAAAATCTGCTGCCATatgatgatgaaaataatgaccCAATCATTGATGAGTTGGAGCGTGAACTTGAAGGCGTGACTGTTTTGATTACACCAAAAAATTCCTCGAAGGCTTCTAGTAGGAAGGGGAAGGAGTCCATGGAGAATTTTGATGAGGACTATACTCAAGAGGCCGAAGATAATCATTCGGAAGATCTTGGTGGTAATTCAGCCGCAAAAGATAATGTTGGTGTTGGGACATCTATGGGCCGTGCTGCACCAAGTGGGCAGGTAGAGCATGAGCAACTGAAGCAGCGTGTGGAGAAGATTGAGGAGTCTTTGAAGGTTCTTGTCACTTATATTGAGGGGGAAAGAATTAGAAAGAGCGAGAaggcgaagaagaagaaggagactCTCAATGAAGCTGCTGGTGAGGTTGAGGTTGATGTTGATCAGCCAATTGCTCGACATATCGATGTGCCAAATGCTCAAGATGTTCATGTGCCAAGTGCTCAAGATCTCTCTGTGCCAACTGATCAAGATCTCCTCGCTGTGTCTGCTACTGAAGTTGAGAAGGAGTCTGCTACTGAAGTTGCGAATGAAAAAGAAGTCTCTGCTGCTGAAGTCGAGATCCCTGTTGCTGAAggagagaaggaaaaagaagtcCCCGCTGATGAAGTTGAGGTACAAAAAGAAGTCCCCAATGATGAAGCTGAGAATGAAAAATAA
- the LOC132038549 gene encoding uncharacterized protein LOC132038549 — MSDNKSSFHPALAVSNIKNHVPIMLEMENVQYSTWAELFKIHARSHKVLNHIIPPKASQRTIPSTDAEKELWSTLDATVLSWIYSTISNDLLHTIIEPDSMAMEAWDRLRDIFQDNQHSRAVALEQDFTTIFLEYCLIISLHDGMYIVYIWLFPL, encoded by the coding sequence ATGTCGGACAACAAGTCCTCTTTTCACCCGGCTCTTGCCGTCTCAAATATCAAAAACCACGTTCCCATTATGCTTGAAATGGAAAACGTTCAATACTCTACGTGGGCGGAACTTTTCAAGATTCACGCACGATCTCACAAGGTTCTTAATCATATCATTCCTCCGAAAGCCAGTCAGAGGACGATTCCTTCTACTGATGCAGAAAAGGAACTATGGTCAACCTTGGATGCCACGGTTCTTTCGTGGATTTATTCTACCATTTCTAACGACCTATTGCACACCATTATCGAGCCCGATTCAATGGCTATGGAAGCTTGGGATAGATTGCGTGATATATTCCAAGATAATCAACATTCCCGTGCCGTTGCCCTTGAACAAGACTTCACCACTATCTTCCTAGAATATTGCTTAATTATTAGCCTTCATGATGGCATgtacattgtatatatttggctCTTCCCTTTGTGA